Proteins encoded within one genomic window of Ammonifex degensii KC4:
- a CDS encoding class I SAM-dependent rRNA methyltransferase, with translation MLVARVILLPGKERRLLAGHLWVYEGEIKKVEGEVEPGGIVSVYSSRGKFLGRGYFNPHSQITVRLLTREDEEINESFLRRRLEAALAFRQRVVKEASAYRLVNGEGDLLPGLVVDRYGDYLVVQVLTLGMEKLRPLLIPLLVELLSPRGIYERSDVSSREKEGLPPATGLLYGEVPRRVTIREGELSFLVDIYEGQKTGFFLDQRENRQILSTLTAGMRVLDCFCYTGGFAVAAAKGEAEEVVAVDVSEQALELARENAVLNGVEEKISWREANCFDELRRLEKAGEKFDLVILDPPAFTKSKEALPSAMRGYKEINLRALKLLRPGGLLFTCSCSYHLTEPLFWEVVLSAAQDARRTLRLVEFRRQARDHAILPTVPETYYLKCGIFQVI, from the coding sequence ATGCTGGTGGCCCGCGTAATCCTTCTACCGGGGAAGGAAAGGCGTCTGCTGGCCGGACACCTCTGGGTTTACGAGGGAGAGATAAAAAAGGTGGAAGGGGAAGTCGAACCGGGAGGTATAGTCTCCGTTTATAGTTCCAGGGGGAAATTTCTGGGCCGGGGCTACTTCAACCCCCATTCCCAGATAACCGTCCGACTGCTTACCCGGGAGGACGAGGAAATAAACGAAAGCTTTCTGCGCCGAAGATTGGAAGCAGCCCTTGCCTTTCGCCAGCGGGTGGTAAAGGAAGCCAGCGCCTATCGCCTGGTAAACGGAGAGGGGGACCTCCTGCCGGGCCTGGTGGTGGACCGCTACGGTGATTACCTGGTGGTCCAGGTTCTCACCCTGGGCATGGAAAAGCTACGCCCCCTCCTCATTCCCCTCCTGGTGGAGCTCCTCTCTCCCAGGGGGATTTACGAGCGCAGCGATGTCTCCAGCCGCGAGAAGGAGGGACTGCCCCCTGCTACCGGCCTTCTCTACGGTGAAGTTCCCCGCCGGGTGACCATTCGGGAAGGGGAACTTTCCTTCCTGGTGGATATCTACGAAGGCCAGAAGACCGGCTTTTTCCTCGACCAGCGGGAAAACCGGCAGATCTTGAGTACCCTTACAGCCGGGATGCGGGTGCTCGACTGCTTCTGCTACACCGGCGGCTTTGCCGTGGCGGCAGCTAAAGGTGAAGCCGAAGAGGTTGTGGCGGTGGACGTGTCGGAGCAGGCCCTGGAGCTGGCGCGGGAAAATGCTGTCTTGAACGGCGTAGAGGAGAAAATTTCCTGGCGGGAGGCCAACTGCTTTGACGAGCTGCGCCGCTTAGAAAAGGCGGGGGAGAAGTTTGACCTCGTGATCCTCGATCCCCCGGCCTTCACTAAGAGCAAGGAGGCGCTGCCTTCCGCCATGCGGGGCTACAAGGAGATAAACCTGCGGGCTTTAAAACTTTTACGTCCCGGCGGCCTGCTTTTCACCTGCTCCTGCTCCTACCACCTCACCGAGCCCCTTTTCTGGGAGGTGGTGCTCTCTGCCGCTCAGGATGCTCGCCGCACCTTGCGCCTGGTGGAATTCCGTCGCCAGGCGCGAGACCACGCCATCCTTCCCACCGTTCCCGAGACATACTATTTGAAATGCGGCATCTTCCAAGTGATCTGA